One genomic window of Arachis hypogaea cultivar Tifrunner chromosome 8, arahy.Tifrunner.gnm2.J5K5, whole genome shotgun sequence includes the following:
- the LOC112707756 gene encoding dynamin-2B isoform X1 → MAAIEDLSELADSMRQAAALLADEDVDDASSSRRPSTFLNVVALGNVGAGKSAVLNSLIGHPVLPTGENGATRAPICIDLQRDTALSSKSIILQIDNKSQQVSASALRHSLQDRLSKGSSGKSRDQIHLKLRTSTAPPLKLLDLPGLDQRIMDDSMISEYAEHNDAILLVIIPASQAPEVASSRALRVAKEYDGEGTRTIGVISKIDQAANDQKSLAAVQALLLNQGPAKASDIPWVALIGQSVSIATAQSGSAGAENSLETAWRAESESLKSILTGAPQNKLGRIALVDALAQQIQNRMRLRLPNLLSGLQGKSQIVQDELARLGESLVSTSEGTRAIALELCREFEDRFLQHITTGEGAGWKVVACFEGRFPDRMKQLPLDRHFDINNVKRIVLEADGYQPYLISPEKGLRSLIKGVLELAKEPSRLCVEEVHRVLLDIVSASANATPGLGRYPPFKREVVAIATAALEGFKNEAKKMVVALVDMERAFVPPQHFIRLVQRRMERQRREEELKGGRSSKKGQDGEQSILNRASSPQTGGSMKSMKDEKKDKEKEKDKSGQGEKEGQEGSGLKTAGPEGEITAGYLLKKSAKTNGWSRRWFVLNEKTGKLGYTKKQEERHFRGVVTLEECNIEEASDEDDPPSKSSKDKKSNAADSSKVTLVFKITSRVPYKTVLKTHSAVVLKAESAADKVEWINKISQVIKAKGGQIRLPSEGGSMRHSHSDGSLETMARRPADPEEELRWMSQEVRGYVEAVLNSLAANVPKAVVLCQVEKAKEDMLNQLYSSVSAQSTARIEQLLLEDQNVKSRRERYQKQSSLLSKLTRQLSIHDNRAAAASSWSNGSADSSPSPRSNGPGDDWRSAFDAAANGPVSRSGSLRSASNGHIDPVQNGDVNSGANSGSRRTPNRLPPAPPGSSGYRV, encoded by the exons ATGGCTGCGATCGAGGACTTGTCGGAGCTGGCCGATTCGATGCGCCAAGCGGCGGCGCTACTCGCCGACGAAGACGTCGACGACGCTTCATCTTCTAGAAGGCCCTCCACTTTCCTCAACGTCGTAGCACTCGGCAATGTT GGTGCTGGTAAATCCGCTGTATTGAACAGTTTGATTGGGCATCCCGTATTG ccTACTGGTGAAAATGGAGCTACGCGTGCTCCTATATGCATTGATCTTCAGCGAGACACTGCTTTGAGTAGCAAATCCATTATATTGCAGATCGACAATAAGTCCCAGCAAGTCTCCGCAA GTGCTTTGAGGCATTCTTTGCAGGATAGACTGAGTAAGGGCTCTTCTGGCAAGAGCCGAGATCAGATACATTTGAAGCTGCGGACGAGTACAG CACCACCTCTGAAGTTGCTTGATTTACCTGGGTTGGATCAGCGCATCATGGATGATTCAATG ATTAGTGAATATGCGGAGCACAATGATGCCATTTTGCTTGTTATTATACCTGCATCTCAAGCACCTGAAGTCGCATCTTCTCGAGCCCTGAGAGTTGCAAAGGAATATGATGGAGAAG GTACCAGAACCATTGGTGTTATTAGTAAAATAGATCAAGCTGCAAATGATCAGAAGTCACTGGCTGCAGTTCAAGCACTCCTATTGAATCAGGGTCCTGCAAAAGCATCAGATATTCCATGGGTTGCTTTGATTGGTCAATCAGTTTCAATAGCTACAGCACAGTCTGGATCTGCTGGTGCTGAAAACTCTTTAGAAACTGCTTGGAGAGCGGAGAGTGAAAGCCTCAAGTCCATACTGACTGGAGCTCCGCAAAATAAGCTTGGAAGGATAGCTTTAGTGGATGCTCTAGCACAGCAGATTCAGAATCGTATGCGGCTTCGGCTCCCTAACCTTCTTTCCGG GTTACAAGGGAAGTCTCAGATAGTTCAGGATGAATTGGCAAGGCTTGGTGAGTCATTGGTCTCCACTTCAGAGGGCACACGTGCTATAGCCTTGGAACTTTGCCGTGAATTTGAGGATAGGTTTCTACAGCACATTACCACTGGTGAG GGAGCTGGTTGGAAAGTAGTTGCTTGTTTTGAGGGAAGATTTCCTGATAGAATGAAGCAATTACCTCTAGATAGACATTTCGATATCAACAATGTAAAGAGG ATTGTGTTAGAAGCAGATGGTTATCAGCCATATCTTATTTCACCTGAAAAGGGATTGAGATCTCTAATTAAAGGGGTCTTGGAGCTTGCAAAAGAACCATCACGTCTTTGCGTGGAGGAG GTGCATCGTGTCTTGCTAGATATTGTTTCAGCTTCTGCCAATGCTACACCTGGTTTAGGAAGATACCCACCTTTCAAGAGGGAG GTTGTGGCAATTGCTACGGCTGCACTAGAAGGGTTTAAAAATGAAGCAAAGAAAATGGTGGTTGCACTTGTTGATATGGAGCGTGCATTTGTGCCACCCCAGCATTTCATTCGTTTGGTACAACGGAG GATGGAAAGACAACGCCGTGAGGAAGAACTTAAGGGGGGTCGATCCTCAAAAAAGGGGCAAGATGGAGAACAATCTATTCTTAACCGG GCCAGTAGTCCTCAAACTGGTGGAAGCATGAAATCAATGAAGGATGAGAAGAAGGACAAAGAGAAGGAAAAGGACAAATCAGGACAGGGAGAGAAAGAAGGGCAAGAAGGCTCTGGTTTGAAGACTGCAGGTCCTGAAGGAGAAATAACTGCAG GGTATTTGTTAAAGAAAAGTGCCAAAACTAATGGTTGGAGCAGGCGATGGTTTGTTCTAAATGAGAAGACAGGAAAG CTTGGGTACACCAAAAAACAAGAGGAAAGGCATTTTCGTGGTGTTGTTACGTTAGAG GAGTGTAACATTGAAGAGGCATCAGATGAAGATGATCCGCCGTCTAAAAGTTCAAAGGACAAGAAATCCAATGCAGCTGATTCTAGCAAAGTCACCCTTGTATTTAAAATCACTAGTAGAGTTCCATATAAAACTGTTCTGAAAA CCCACAGTGCTGTTGTTTTGAAGGCTGAAAGTGCTGCTGATAAGGTTGAATGGATTAATAAGATAAGCCAAGTTATAAAAGCTAAGGGAGGACAAATAAGATTGCCATCCGAGGGTGGATCTATGAGGCATAGCCACTCTGATGGTTCCTTG GAAACAATGGCCCGAAGACCTGCTGACCCAGAGGAAGAACTACGATGGATGTCTCAAGAAGTTCGTGGCTATGTTGAAGCAGTTTTAAACAGTTTAGCTGCTAATGTTCCAAAA GCTGTTGTCCTCTGCCAAGTTGAGAAAGCCAAAGAAGACATGCTGAATCAATTATATAGTTCTGTCAG TGCTCAAAGTACTGCTAGGATTGAGCAGTTGCTTCTAGAAGATCAAAATGTCAAGAGCAGGCGAGAGCGCTACCAGAAACAATCTTCACTTCTGTCAAAATTGACAAGGCAACTGAGTATTCATGACAATCGAGCAGCTGCTGCCTCAAGTTGGTCAAATGGTAGTGCAG ATAGTAGTCCTAGTCCAAGAAGCAATGGTCCAGGTGATGACTGGAGATCAGCCTTTGATGCAGCTGCCAATGGCCCTGTTAGCCGAAGTGGTTCACTGAGATCAGCATCCAATGGTCATATTGATCCTGTACAAAATGGTGATGTAAACTCTGGTGCAAACTCTGGCAGTCGACGGACACCTAATCGACTACCTCCTGCTCCTCCAGGTTCTTCCGGATACAGAGTTTAA
- the LOC112707756 gene encoding dynamin-2B isoform X2 yields MDDSMISEYAEHNDAILLVIIPASQAPEVASSRALRVAKEYDGEGTRTIGVISKIDQAANDQKSLAAVQALLLNQGPAKASDIPWVALIGQSVSIATAQSGSAGAENSLETAWRAESESLKSILTGAPQNKLGRIALVDALAQQIQNRMRLRLPNLLSGLQGKSQIVQDELARLGESLVSTSEGTRAIALELCREFEDRFLQHITTGEGAGWKVVACFEGRFPDRMKQLPLDRHFDINNVKRIVLEADGYQPYLISPEKGLRSLIKGVLELAKEPSRLCVEEVHRVLLDIVSASANATPGLGRYPPFKREVVAIATAALEGFKNEAKKMVVALVDMERAFVPPQHFIRLVQRRMERQRREEELKGGRSSKKGQDGEQSILNRASSPQTGGSMKSMKDEKKDKEKEKDKSGQGEKEGQEGSGLKTAGPEGEITAGYLLKKSAKTNGWSRRWFVLNEKTGKLGYTKKQEERHFRGVVTLEECNIEEASDEDDPPSKSSKDKKSNAADSSKVTLVFKITSRVPYKTVLKTHSAVVLKAESAADKVEWINKISQVIKAKGGQIRLPSEGGSMRHSHSDGSLETMARRPADPEEELRWMSQEVRGYVEAVLNSLAANVPKAVVLCQVEKAKEDMLNQLYSSVSAQSTARIEQLLLEDQNVKSRRERYQKQSSLLSKLTRQLSIHDNRAAAASSWSNGSADSSPSPRSNGPGDDWRSAFDAAANGPVSRSGSLRSASNGHIDPVQNGDVNSGANSGSRRTPNRLPPAPPGSSGYRV; encoded by the exons ATGGATGATTCAATG ATTAGTGAATATGCGGAGCACAATGATGCCATTTTGCTTGTTATTATACCTGCATCTCAAGCACCTGAAGTCGCATCTTCTCGAGCCCTGAGAGTTGCAAAGGAATATGATGGAGAAG GTACCAGAACCATTGGTGTTATTAGTAAAATAGATCAAGCTGCAAATGATCAGAAGTCACTGGCTGCAGTTCAAGCACTCCTATTGAATCAGGGTCCTGCAAAAGCATCAGATATTCCATGGGTTGCTTTGATTGGTCAATCAGTTTCAATAGCTACAGCACAGTCTGGATCTGCTGGTGCTGAAAACTCTTTAGAAACTGCTTGGAGAGCGGAGAGTGAAAGCCTCAAGTCCATACTGACTGGAGCTCCGCAAAATAAGCTTGGAAGGATAGCTTTAGTGGATGCTCTAGCACAGCAGATTCAGAATCGTATGCGGCTTCGGCTCCCTAACCTTCTTTCCGG GTTACAAGGGAAGTCTCAGATAGTTCAGGATGAATTGGCAAGGCTTGGTGAGTCATTGGTCTCCACTTCAGAGGGCACACGTGCTATAGCCTTGGAACTTTGCCGTGAATTTGAGGATAGGTTTCTACAGCACATTACCACTGGTGAG GGAGCTGGTTGGAAAGTAGTTGCTTGTTTTGAGGGAAGATTTCCTGATAGAATGAAGCAATTACCTCTAGATAGACATTTCGATATCAACAATGTAAAGAGG ATTGTGTTAGAAGCAGATGGTTATCAGCCATATCTTATTTCACCTGAAAAGGGATTGAGATCTCTAATTAAAGGGGTCTTGGAGCTTGCAAAAGAACCATCACGTCTTTGCGTGGAGGAG GTGCATCGTGTCTTGCTAGATATTGTTTCAGCTTCTGCCAATGCTACACCTGGTTTAGGAAGATACCCACCTTTCAAGAGGGAG GTTGTGGCAATTGCTACGGCTGCACTAGAAGGGTTTAAAAATGAAGCAAAGAAAATGGTGGTTGCACTTGTTGATATGGAGCGTGCATTTGTGCCACCCCAGCATTTCATTCGTTTGGTACAACGGAG GATGGAAAGACAACGCCGTGAGGAAGAACTTAAGGGGGGTCGATCCTCAAAAAAGGGGCAAGATGGAGAACAATCTATTCTTAACCGG GCCAGTAGTCCTCAAACTGGTGGAAGCATGAAATCAATGAAGGATGAGAAGAAGGACAAAGAGAAGGAAAAGGACAAATCAGGACAGGGAGAGAAAGAAGGGCAAGAAGGCTCTGGTTTGAAGACTGCAGGTCCTGAAGGAGAAATAACTGCAG GGTATTTGTTAAAGAAAAGTGCCAAAACTAATGGTTGGAGCAGGCGATGGTTTGTTCTAAATGAGAAGACAGGAAAG CTTGGGTACACCAAAAAACAAGAGGAAAGGCATTTTCGTGGTGTTGTTACGTTAGAG GAGTGTAACATTGAAGAGGCATCAGATGAAGATGATCCGCCGTCTAAAAGTTCAAAGGACAAGAAATCCAATGCAGCTGATTCTAGCAAAGTCACCCTTGTATTTAAAATCACTAGTAGAGTTCCATATAAAACTGTTCTGAAAA CCCACAGTGCTGTTGTTTTGAAGGCTGAAAGTGCTGCTGATAAGGTTGAATGGATTAATAAGATAAGCCAAGTTATAAAAGCTAAGGGAGGACAAATAAGATTGCCATCCGAGGGTGGATCTATGAGGCATAGCCACTCTGATGGTTCCTTG GAAACAATGGCCCGAAGACCTGCTGACCCAGAGGAAGAACTACGATGGATGTCTCAAGAAGTTCGTGGCTATGTTGAAGCAGTTTTAAACAGTTTAGCTGCTAATGTTCCAAAA GCTGTTGTCCTCTGCCAAGTTGAGAAAGCCAAAGAAGACATGCTGAATCAATTATATAGTTCTGTCAG TGCTCAAAGTACTGCTAGGATTGAGCAGTTGCTTCTAGAAGATCAAAATGTCAAGAGCAGGCGAGAGCGCTACCAGAAACAATCTTCACTTCTGTCAAAATTGACAAGGCAACTGAGTATTCATGACAATCGAGCAGCTGCTGCCTCAAGTTGGTCAAATGGTAGTGCAG ATAGTAGTCCTAGTCCAAGAAGCAATGGTCCAGGTGATGACTGGAGATCAGCCTTTGATGCAGCTGCCAATGGCCCTGTTAGCCGAAGTGGTTCACTGAGATCAGCATCCAATGGTCATATTGATCCTGTACAAAATGGTGATGTAAACTCTGGTGCAAACTCTGGCAGTCGACGGACACCTAATCGACTACCTCCTGCTCCTCCAGGTTCTTCCGGATACAGAGTTTAA
- the LOC112707758 gene encoding SUN domain-containing protein 3 translates to MQRTRKALLLERRAFGLEKPNKNNTDGSKQQQLYKVSISLVFVLWGLILLFSLWISGGHGYSEHPLGVSNWNEDKHGQCKISHSAFDFFIKANDAYISSEAIHGVESLPNEESRDFAVTDPINKETSHSPAREEPVLESHQSAAKLEENLTWDVPLGLDEFKSRAISSKTKSGGSPSVSVIHRVEPGGAEYNYASAAKGAKVLASNKEAKGASNILSRDKDKYLRNPCSAEEKFVVIELSEETLVDTIEIANFEHHSSNLKAFELHGSLVYPTDDWVFLGNFTASNVKHAQTFVLQEPKWVRYLKLNLQSHYGSEFYCTLSVVEVYGVDAVERMLEDLIYTQDNLFASGEGNGDKKTVSLHPNPAESENIQQNASEGIYSDPASDISSASHGTVNSNVPDPVDEIRQQVGRMPGDTVLKILMQKVRSLDLNLSVLERYLKDLNSRYINIFKDYRKEIEEKDILLQKFKEDVRELLEQQDILIKEASYLNTWKSHISIQMDHLLKDNAALRSEVEKVREKQASLENKGVVVFFICCIFAMVAILRLALDMTASVYRVLSVNRTLHSMKFCNGRYPWYLLLFSCSVIIFILTL, encoded by the exons ATGCAGAGAACTCGTAAAGCTCTTCTGTTGGAAAGAAGAGCTTTTGGTTTAGAAAAGCCTAATAAGAATAACACAGATGGGAGCAAACAACAACAGTTGTATAAAGTTTCAATCTCATTGGTATTTGTTCTCTGGGGCTTAATCTTACTCTTCAGCTTGTGGATTAGTGGCGGCCATGGTTACTCCG AACATCCACTTGGTGTATCAAACTGGAATGAAGATAAGCATGGACAGTGTAAAATATCTCATTctgcttttgatttttttatcaaaGCAAATGATGCTTACATTTCTTCTGAGGCTATACATGGTGTTGAGTCACTCCCCAATGAAGAGAGCCGAGATTTTGCTGTAACTGATCCTATTAACAAGGAAACTTCTCATTCTCCTGCTAGAGAGGAACCTGTATTGGAGAGTCATCAATCTGCTGCCAAACTTGAAGAAAATTTAACTTGGGATGTGCCTCTTGGTCTCGATGAATTCAAAAGCAGAGCAATTAGTTCAAAAACCAAATCTGGCGGTAGTCCATCTGTAAGTGTAATACATAGAGTGGAGCCTGGTGGTGCTGAATACAATTATGCTTCAGCAGCTAAGGGTGCAAAAGTGTTAGCTTCTAACAAAGAAGCCAAAGGTGCCTCTAATATCTTAAGCCGAGACAAAGATAAATATCTTCGAAATCCATGTTCTGCTGAAGAGAAATTTGTCGTTATTGAACTCTCAGAAGAAACCTTAGTAGATACAATAGAGATAGCTAATTTTGAGCACCATTCTTCCAATTTAAAAGCTTTTGAACTGCATGGAAGTTTGGTCTATCCAACGGATGATTGGGTTTTCCTTGGGAATTTCACAGCCTCAAATGTGAAGCATGCTCAAACGTTTGTTCTTCAGGAACCAAAATGGGTGAGATATCTAAAATTGAATCTTCAAAGCCACTATGGTTCAGAATTTTACTGCACACTGAGTGTGGTTGAAGTTTATGGTGTGGATGCTGTTGAGAGGATGCTGGAGGATTTGATATATACTCAAGATAATTTATTTGCATCTGGAGAGGGTAATGGTGACAAGAAGACAGTATCACTTCATCCTAACCCTGCTGAGAGTGAAAATATACAACAGAATGCTTCCGAGGGGATCTACTCTGACCCTGCTTCAGATATCTCTTCTGCAAGTCATGGAACTGTAAATAGTAATGTTCCTGATCCGGTTGACGAAATCCGTCAGCAAGTTGGCAGGATGCCTGGGGATACTGTTCTCAAGATTTTAATGCAGAAAGTTCGTTCTCTAGACTTAAATTTATCTGTCCTGGAGCGGTATTTGAAAGATTTGAATTCTagatatatcaatatttttaaagattacagaaaagaaatagaagaaaaagatatACTTCTACAGAAGTTCAAAGAAGACGTTAGGGAACTCCTTGAACAGCAGGATATTTTG ATCAAAGAGGCTAGTTATCTAAATACCTGGAAGTCCCATATTTCCATACAGATGGATCATCTTCTCAAGGACAATGCTGCTTTGAG ATCTGAGGTTGAAAAGGTCAGGGAGAAGCAGGCTTCTTTAGAGAACAAGGGTGTAGTGGTCTTTTTCATTTGTTGTATATTTGCAATGGTAGCTATATTACGGCTAGCTCTGGATATGACTGCAAGTGTCTATAGAGTACTAAGTGTTAATAGAACACTTCATTCCATGAAATTTTGTAATGGTAGGTATCCCTGGTATCTCTTATTGTTTAGTTGTAGTgttattattttcatattaaCTTTGTGA
- the LOC112707759 gene encoding oligouridylate-binding protein 1 isoform X2 yields MQHRLKLQQQQQQALMQQALLQQQQMYHPGMLAAAMSQMEPVPGGNLPPGFDTSSCRSVYVGNIHVNVTDKLLAEVFQSAGPLAGCKLIRKEKSSYGFVDYHDRASAALAIMTLHGRQLYGQALKVNWAYANSSREDTSGHYNIFVGDLSPEVTDATLFACFSVYPSCSDARVMWDHKTGRSKGYGFVSFRDHQDAQSAINDMTGKWLGNRQIRCNWATKGASTSSNEEKSTDNQNAVVLTNGSSDGGQDNSNEDAPENNPAYTTVYVGNLPHDVTQAELHCQFHALGAGVIEEVRVQRDKGFGFVRYNTHEEAALAIQMANGRIVRGKSMKCSWGSKPTPPGTASNPLPPPAQPYQILPTAGMNQGYSPAELLAYQRQLALSQAAVSGLSGQALLQMSGQHGLAPASMGINSGGSQAMYDGYAGNSSRQQLMYYR; encoded by the exons ATGCAACATAGGCTGAAgttgcagcaacaacaacaacaagcccTAATGCAACAAGCCTTGCTTCAACAACAGCAGATGTACCACCCTGGCATGCTTGCTGCTGCAATGTCTCAG ATGGAGCCAGTTCCAGGTGGAAATCTACCCCCTGGGTTTGACACTTCTTCATGCCGTAGTGT TTATGTAGGAAATATTCATGTAAATGTCACGGATAAACTTCTTGCAGAAGTTTTTCAGAGTGCTGGTCCTCTGGCTGGGTgcaagctcataagaaaagaaaag TCCTCTTATGGTTTTGTGGACTATCATGATCGAGCATCTGCAGCCCTTGCGATAATGACATTGCATGGAAGGCAACT ATATGGTCAAGCACTTAAGGTGAATTGGGCATATGCCAATAGCAGTAGAGAGGATACTTCAG GGCACTACAATATATTTGTTGGTGATTTGAGTCCAGAGGTTACTGATGCGACTTTATTTGCTTGCTTCTCAGTCTATCCTAGTTGTTC GGATGCAAGGGTTATGTGGGATCACAAAACTGGGCGCTCAAAAGGATATGGTTTTGTTTCTTTCCGTGATCATCAG GATGCACAAAGTGCTATAAATGATATGACAG GTAAATGGCTGGGAAATAGGCAGATACGATGCAATTGGGCAACTAAGGGTGCCAGTACTAGCTCCAATGAAGAGAAGAGCACTGACAACCAAAATGCTGTTGTTCTTACAAATGGGTCTTCAG ATGGAGGTCAAGATAACAGCAATGAGGATGCCCCTGAAAACAATCCTGCATACACCACTGTTTATGTTGGCAACCTTCCCCATGAT GTAACACAAGCTGAACTCCACTGTCAATTTCATGCACTGGGGGCTGGAGTTATTGAGGAGGTTCGAGTTCAGAGGGATAAAGGTTTTGGATTTGTCAGATACAACACTCATGAGGAAGCAGCATTGGCCATTCAGATGGCTAATGGAAGAATAGTTCGTGGGAAGTCTATGAAG TGTTCATGGGGCAGCAAGCCAACTCCTCCTGGAACAGCTTCAAATCCTCTGCCTCCTCCTGCTCAACCATATCAAATACTTCCTACTGCAGGGATGAACCAAGGCTATTCTCCTGCTGAGTTGTTGGCGTATCAACGCCAGCTGGCCTTGAGTCAAGCTGCTGTATCCGGCCTTTCAGGTCAAGCTCTTCTGCAGATGTCTGGACAACATGGCCTAGCTCCTGCATCAATGGGTATAAACTCCGGGGGATCCCAAGCCATGTATGACGGATATGCTGGTAATTCATCAAGACAGCAGCTCATGTACTATCGCTAA
- the LOC112707759 gene encoding oligouridylate-binding protein 1 isoform X1 has product MQHRLKLQQQQQQALMQQALLQQQQMYHPGMLAAAMSQQMEPVPGGNLPPGFDTSSCRSVYVGNIHVNVTDKLLAEVFQSAGPLAGCKLIRKEKSSYGFVDYHDRASAALAIMTLHGRQLYGQALKVNWAYANSSREDTSGHYNIFVGDLSPEVTDATLFACFSVYPSCSDARVMWDHKTGRSKGYGFVSFRDHQDAQSAINDMTGKWLGNRQIRCNWATKGASTSSNEEKSTDNQNAVVLTNGSSDGGQDNSNEDAPENNPAYTTVYVGNLPHDVTQAELHCQFHALGAGVIEEVRVQRDKGFGFVRYNTHEEAALAIQMANGRIVRGKSMKCSWGSKPTPPGTASNPLPPPAQPYQILPTAGMNQGYSPAELLAYQRQLALSQAAVSGLSGQALLQMSGQHGLAPASMGINSGGSQAMYDGYAGNSSRQQLMYYR; this is encoded by the exons ATGCAACATAGGCTGAAgttgcagcaacaacaacaacaagcccTAATGCAACAAGCCTTGCTTCAACAACAGCAGATGTACCACCCTGGCATGCTTGCTGCTGCAATGTCTCAG CAGATGGAGCCAGTTCCAGGTGGAAATCTACCCCCTGGGTTTGACACTTCTTCATGCCGTAGTGT TTATGTAGGAAATATTCATGTAAATGTCACGGATAAACTTCTTGCAGAAGTTTTTCAGAGTGCTGGTCCTCTGGCTGGGTgcaagctcataagaaaagaaaag TCCTCTTATGGTTTTGTGGACTATCATGATCGAGCATCTGCAGCCCTTGCGATAATGACATTGCATGGAAGGCAACT ATATGGTCAAGCACTTAAGGTGAATTGGGCATATGCCAATAGCAGTAGAGAGGATACTTCAG GGCACTACAATATATTTGTTGGTGATTTGAGTCCAGAGGTTACTGATGCGACTTTATTTGCTTGCTTCTCAGTCTATCCTAGTTGTTC GGATGCAAGGGTTATGTGGGATCACAAAACTGGGCGCTCAAAAGGATATGGTTTTGTTTCTTTCCGTGATCATCAG GATGCACAAAGTGCTATAAATGATATGACAG GTAAATGGCTGGGAAATAGGCAGATACGATGCAATTGGGCAACTAAGGGTGCCAGTACTAGCTCCAATGAAGAGAAGAGCACTGACAACCAAAATGCTGTTGTTCTTACAAATGGGTCTTCAG ATGGAGGTCAAGATAACAGCAATGAGGATGCCCCTGAAAACAATCCTGCATACACCACTGTTTATGTTGGCAACCTTCCCCATGAT GTAACACAAGCTGAACTCCACTGTCAATTTCATGCACTGGGGGCTGGAGTTATTGAGGAGGTTCGAGTTCAGAGGGATAAAGGTTTTGGATTTGTCAGATACAACACTCATGAGGAAGCAGCATTGGCCATTCAGATGGCTAATGGAAGAATAGTTCGTGGGAAGTCTATGAAG TGTTCATGGGGCAGCAAGCCAACTCCTCCTGGAACAGCTTCAAATCCTCTGCCTCCTCCTGCTCAACCATATCAAATACTTCCTACTGCAGGGATGAACCAAGGCTATTCTCCTGCTGAGTTGTTGGCGTATCAACGCCAGCTGGCCTTGAGTCAAGCTGCTGTATCCGGCCTTTCAGGTCAAGCTCTTCTGCAGATGTCTGGACAACATGGCCTAGCTCCTGCATCAATGGGTATAAACTCCGGGGGATCCCAAGCCATGTATGACGGATATGCTGGTAATTCATCAAGACAGCAGCTCATGTACTATCGCTAA